A region of Moorena producens PAL-8-15-08-1 DNA encodes the following proteins:
- a CDS encoding ABC exporter membrane fusion protein → MEPKIGIKDQGLSKPLSRWVIVLAGVGILATVAASRYSLEMVRERPPEPVPSPITTPAIRAVTALGRLEPEGEVIQLAAPTTFQAPRVAQLLVKEGDKVGANQLIAIMENRDRLQADLERAKAEVKVSRANLEKVKAGAKSGTIAAQDAKIKRLEAEYRGQKEALQTRIDRLQTQLQETQQEKDATVRRLEAQLRNVQADFQRYDQLERDGAIAISELDSRRLNVETAQESVSEAIANRTQTISTLREQLKEAIVNRNQTLAVVEAQINEAKATLEEIKEVRLVDIRQAEAELEMAMAQVKQAEAELKFAYVHSPLDSQILKINTYPGETVDQEKGIVELGQTDQMMVVAEVYESDIGKVKLGQKVTIISESKAFEGKLNGSVVRIGQQIDKQDVLDTDPAADVDARVVEVDIRLNPEDSKTVADLTNSQVIVKIVISN, encoded by the coding sequence ATGGAGCCAAAGATTGGGATAAAAGATCAGGGATTATCAAAGCCCCTCAGCCGTTGGGTGATTGTACTGGCTGGTGTTGGGATTCTGGCAACTGTGGCCGCTAGCCGATACAGTTTGGAAATGGTCCGTGAGCGCCCGCCAGAACCAGTGCCATCCCCCATTACAACCCCAGCTATCCGAGCTGTAACTGCTCTAGGACGTCTCGAACCTGAGGGGGAAGTTATTCAATTAGCTGCTCCAACGACTTTTCAAGCACCAAGGGTGGCTCAGTTGCTGGTTAAGGAAGGGGATAAAGTAGGTGCCAATCAATTAATTGCCATCATGGAAAATCGCGATCGCTTACAAGCGGATTTAGAACGGGCGAAAGCGGAGGTTAAAGTAAGCCGTGCGAACTTGGAGAAAGTCAAAGCCGGTGCTAAAAGTGGAACCATTGCTGCTCAGGACGCTAAGATTAAACGACTAGAGGCAGAGTATCGGGGGCAGAAGGAGGCGCTACAAACTCGCATTGACCGTTTACAGACTCAGCTGCAAGAAACACAACAAGAGAAAGATGCCACAGTCAGGCGATTAGAGGCTCAGTTAAGGAATGTGCAAGCAGATTTTCAGCGCTATGACCAGTTAGAACGAGACGGTGCGATCGCAATTTCCGAATTGGACAGCCGCCGCCTAAACGTAGAAACTGCCCAAGAGAGCGTCAGTGAAGCCATAGCCAACCGCACCCAAACTATAAGCACCCTCAGGGAACAACTCAAAGAAGCTATTGTCAACCGCAACCAGACCCTAGCTGTGGTAGAAGCACAGATTAACGAAGCTAAAGCTACCCTCGAAGAGATAAAAGAAGTACGTCTAGTAGATATTAGACAAGCTGAAGCGGAGCTAGAAATGGCTATGGCACAAGTCAAGCAAGCCGAAGCAGAATTAAAATTTGCTTACGTCCATTCTCCACTAGATAGTCAAATTTTGAAAATTAACACTTATCCAGGAGAAACCGTAGATCAAGAAAAGGGAATTGTTGAACTAGGGCAAACTGACCAAATGATGGTTGTTGCTGAAGTCTACGAAAGTGATATTGGTAAAGTCAAGCTAGGACAGAAAGTAACTATTATTAGTGAAAGCAAGGCATTTGAAGGTAAGCTCAATGGCAGTGTAGTTAGAATTGGGCAACAAATTGACAAACAGGATGTTCTTGACACTGATCCAGCCGCTGACGTAGATGCCAGAGTTGTCGAAGTAGATATTCGTCTCAATCCAGAAGACAGCAAAACAGTTGCTGATTTAACTAACTCCCAAGTCATCGTAAAAATAGTTATTAGTAATTAG
- a CDS encoding MarR family winged helix-turn-helix transcriptional regulator, giving the protein MFTKRDLPSEQELLNMARQYPELDIASVFTCLSFLKTTTEIYEAIDTHMGRYELSIGKFTVLMLLHKAGSLGLTPSECAQQAGVTRGTITGLLDGLERQGLVKRQPHPDDRRMLMVQLTPNGWQFLKQMLPDHFNRVTGLMAHLTGAEKKTFVKLLAKLRAGTPAMQSAEFQLTQ; this is encoded by the coding sequence ATGTTCACTAAACGTGACCTTCCCTCAGAGCAGGAACTACTAAATATGGCGAGACAGTACCCTGAGCTAGATATAGCATCAGTGTTTACTTGTCTGTCGTTCCTGAAAACTACCACTGAAATCTACGAAGCGATTGACACTCATATGGGTCGCTACGAGTTATCAATCGGTAAGTTTACTGTACTCATGTTATTACACAAAGCGGGTTCGTTAGGCTTGACTCCTTCCGAATGTGCTCAACAGGCTGGTGTTACTCGTGGGACAATCACAGGTCTGCTCGATGGTCTCGAACGTCAAGGGTTAGTTAAACGCCAGCCCCACCCAGATGACCGACGGATGCTGATGGTTCAGCTGACTCCAAACGGTTGGCAGTTCTTGAAGCAAATGCTTCCCGACCACTTTAATCGGGTGACAGGTTTGATGGCTCACCTGACTGGCGCAGAAAAGAAAACCTTCGTTAAACTTTTAGCAAAGTTGCGAGCGGGAACCCCTGCTATGCAATCTGCTGAATTTCAGCTGACCCAGTAA
- a CDS encoding cytochrome c biogenesis protein CcdA has protein sequence MLDTFSTQLYQLQQFANNLVDSQLTHLSLVSIAIIFAAGLLTSLTPCMLSMLPITMGYIGGYENQGRLQAATQSVWFALGLATTLAALGIIAASIGRVYGQIGVGLPIIVSLIAIIMGLNLLEALPLQFPSWGGMDWISQEWPKGLRSYLIGLTFGLVASPCSTPVLATLLAWVVSTQDLVLGGALLLSYTAGYVAPLILAGTFTASIKRLLELRQWSSWITPVSGALLVAFGVFSLLSRIPVGIF, from the coding sequence ATGCTTGACACATTCTCGACTCAACTCTATCAACTCCAACAATTTGCTAATAACCTGGTTGACAGCCAACTGACTCACCTGAGCCTAGTCAGCATCGCCATCATCTTTGCGGCTGGGTTGCTGACTAGCCTAACCCCCTGTATGCTATCAATGCTACCCATCACAATGGGCTACATCGGTGGTTATGAAAATCAAGGACGCCTGCAAGCTGCTACCCAATCGGTATGGTTTGCCTTAGGCTTAGCCACAACCTTAGCGGCATTAGGAATTATCGCAGCATCTATTGGGCGAGTCTATGGTCAAATCGGTGTTGGCTTACCGATTATTGTCAGCCTAATCGCCATTATTATGGGGTTGAATTTACTAGAAGCACTACCGCTACAGTTTCCATCTTGGGGTGGTATGGATTGGATTTCCCAGGAATGGCCGAAAGGGTTACGCTCTTATCTGATTGGTTTGACCTTCGGTTTAGTCGCTTCACCTTGCAGTACACCGGTATTAGCAACGTTACTGGCTTGGGTTGTATCAACTCAAGATTTAGTGTTAGGTGGTGCCTTGCTGTTGTCTTATACAGCTGGTTATGTGGCACCCTTGATCTTGGCAGGTACGTTTACTGCTTCAATTAAACGATTATTAGAATTGCGACAGTGGTCGAGTTGGATTACACCAGTAAGTGGTGCGCTATTGGTGGCATTTGGTGTGTTTTCTTTGTTGTCTCGGATTCCTGTGGGAATTTTTTGA
- a CDS encoding cytochrome c biogenesis protein produces the protein MTLENSSDNSSENSSDNSSDNSSLTSNSRWWRRLVSVLANLRLAIILLLAIALFSISGTVIEQGESLAFYQANYPEDPALFGFLSWKVLLLLGLDHVYRTWWFLSLLVLFGSSLTACTFTRQFPALKAARNWKFYKQPRQFGKLALSVELDKGSFTSLTELLEKRRYKVFQEGDTMYARKGIIGRIGPIVVHGSMLIILGGSIWGSMTGFTAQEMVTSGNTFQVRNIIDAGPFAWPQIPKDLSVRVNRFWIDYTPSGDIDQFYSNLSVLDSQGEDVDQETIYVNKPLKYRGVTFYQTDWGIAGVQVQLNNSPIFQLPMAQLPTNGEGRIWGTWVPTKPDLSEGVSLLARDLQGTLFVYDGTGNLVSTVRPGMGIKVNGVILKIKDVIGSTGLQIKADPGIPFVYTGFGLLMLGVLMSYVSHSQIWALQKGDRFYIGGKTNRALVTFERELIEILEQVGESSQTVEPLLAKSA, from the coding sequence ATGACTTTAGAAAACTCATCAGATAACTCATCAGAAAATTCATCAGATAACTCATCAGATAACTCATCATTGACTAGTAACAGTAGGTGGTGGCGTCGCTTAGTATCAGTGCTGGCTAACTTACGGTTAGCGATTATCTTGCTGCTTGCGATCGCATTATTTAGCATCAGCGGTACAGTTATCGAACAGGGGGAATCTCTGGCGTTTTACCAAGCCAATTATCCTGAAGACCCAGCCTTGTTTGGTTTCCTCAGCTGGAAGGTGTTGTTGCTCCTAGGGTTAGATCATGTCTACCGGACTTGGTGGTTTTTGTCCTTATTAGTGTTATTTGGTAGTAGTCTGACCGCTTGTACCTTCACTCGTCAATTTCCGGCTTTAAAAGCAGCCCGGAATTGGAAGTTTTACAAACAACCCCGCCAGTTTGGGAAACTTGCTTTGAGTGTAGAGTTGGACAAGGGGTCTTTTACTTCCCTCACGGAGTTGTTAGAGAAGCGTCGTTACAAGGTATTCCAAGAGGGGGATACTATGTACGCCCGTAAAGGAATTATCGGACGGATTGGTCCAATTGTAGTTCATGGCAGTATGTTGATTATCCTGGGAGGGTCAATTTGGGGCTCAATGACAGGATTTACGGCTCAGGAAATGGTTACCAGTGGCAATACATTCCAAGTTAGAAACATTATTGATGCCGGTCCGTTTGCTTGGCCCCAAATCCCCAAAGATTTGTCAGTACGGGTGAATCGCTTCTGGATTGATTACACTCCGTCAGGGGATATTGACCAATTTTACTCCAATCTGTCAGTTTTGGATAGTCAAGGTGAGGACGTTGACCAAGAGACTATTTATGTGAATAAGCCCCTAAAATATCGAGGTGTCACCTTTTACCAAACCGATTGGGGGATTGCTGGGGTTCAGGTGCAGTTGAATAATAGTCCAATTTTCCAGCTTCCCATGGCACAACTTCCCACTAATGGTGAGGGACGGATTTGGGGAACTTGGGTTCCCACAAAACCTGATTTAAGTGAAGGGGTATCCCTTTTAGCGAGGGATTTGCAGGGAACCCTGTTTGTCTATGATGGAACGGGTAATCTCGTTTCCACCGTTCGTCCTGGTATGGGGATTAAGGTCAATGGGGTGATACTTAAAATTAAAGATGTCATCGGCAGCACTGGCTTACAAATTAAAGCTGACCCCGGTATTCCCTTTGTATACACTGGCTTTGGCTTACTGATGTTAGGGGTACTGATGAGTTATGTCTCCCACTCTCAGATTTGGGCATTACAAAAAGGCGATCGCTTTTATATTGGTGGGAAAACCAATCGTGCTTTGGTCACCTTTGAACGGGAATTGATTGAGATTTTAGAGCAGGTCGGTGAATCCTCCCAGACCGTAGAACCTTTACTGGCTAAATCTGCTTAG